From the Pseudarthrobacter sp. MM222 genome, one window contains:
- a CDS encoding Na+/H+ antiporter subunit A, translated as MITVLAVHFAVAAVAPFLFRKFGRNSFYALAAVPAGSFIWLVLQYGAVYPDAGADPAHAGTAEVLPWIPGLQLELAFRMDALAWVMSLLILGVGALVLVYCARYFKTTDDYLGGFGAQLLAFAGAMFGLVTADDLLLMFIFWELTTVLSYLLIGYARTRLSARRSALQALIVTTAGGLAMLVGLIMLGFSAGTYRISDILEQAPDLVTGPAGATVGAAVVLILIGAITKSALVPFHFWLPGAMAAPTPVSAYLHAAAMVKAGIYLVARLAPGFAETAFWLPLVLGLGLATMLVGGYRALRQTDIKLILAYGTVSQLGFLTMVVGLGKPDAALAGLALLLAHGLFKATLFLVVGIIDHQAGTRDIRKLSGVFGSARALAIVAAIGAASMAGIPPLAGFVAKESVFEAFVHYGTDPATGPWGPALLAGLVLGSILTFAYSARFMWGAFAVKPGVEATPFKPIKPAFLAAPAVLSLLTIVYGLWPDPVDGWIQPYAALFADGTAADGGAAAAAAGHLALWHGFTPALGLTAVTFLLGLAMFYARNAVARLQSLVPGWIDGDRSYQLVIGALDDAAVWVTGRTQRGSLFFYLSVILTVAFVLPLTALVAARKPLPEDLYFLDPNSPLQLVVGAGTVIGAFAAVRANKRFLAVLMVSVTGYGIALMFALQGAPDLALTQMLVETIILVAFVLAMRSLPAELRDRTGGKYRVVRVIIGVAFGITMVYAAIYALGARVASPVSLEFPRLAYEGGGGLNIVNVTLVDIRAWDTFGEISVLALAATGVASLIFVRGRGDGIRASSTVAEGTVGRLRGARGNTRDDAALAMSRRFAASSRDAWLVAGRTLAPERRSIIFEVVTRLVFHTMIVFSVYLLLAGHNLPGGGFAGGLTAGLALTMRYLAGGRFELREATPVSAGALLGIGLATAAASGVAPLLLGGQVFQSAIIELWLPVFGDIKFVTSTLFDIGVYIVVVGLVLDVLRSLGAEIDEHFEEHPGAPPEDQETGQVPAEDQETDQVPAEATGSTARRQA; from the coding sequence GTGATCACAGTCCTTGCCGTGCACTTTGCGGTGGCTGCCGTGGCGCCGTTTCTCTTCCGGAAGTTCGGCCGCAACTCGTTCTACGCCCTCGCCGCGGTGCCGGCGGGATCGTTCATCTGGCTGGTCCTGCAGTACGGCGCGGTCTATCCGGACGCTGGTGCGGACCCTGCGCACGCCGGAACGGCAGAGGTGCTGCCGTGGATACCCGGGCTGCAGCTGGAGCTCGCCTTCCGCATGGACGCCCTGGCCTGGGTGATGTCCCTGCTGATCCTGGGTGTCGGCGCCCTGGTGCTCGTCTACTGCGCCCGGTATTTCAAGACCACGGATGACTACCTTGGCGGCTTCGGCGCGCAGCTGCTGGCCTTCGCGGGGGCGATGTTCGGGCTCGTCACCGCGGACGACCTACTCCTGATGTTCATCTTCTGGGAACTGACCACGGTCCTGTCGTATCTGCTGATCGGCTATGCACGGACCCGGCTGTCGGCCCGCCGCTCGGCTTTGCAGGCCCTGATCGTGACCACCGCGGGCGGGCTGGCGATGCTCGTGGGCCTGATCATGCTGGGCTTCAGCGCCGGGACTTACCGGATCTCGGACATCCTGGAGCAGGCTCCGGACCTGGTAACGGGACCCGCCGGAGCCACGGTGGGCGCCGCCGTCGTTCTCATTCTGATCGGTGCCATCACCAAGTCGGCGCTCGTCCCCTTCCATTTCTGGCTTCCCGGCGCCATGGCAGCCCCGACGCCGGTCAGTGCCTACCTGCACGCCGCCGCCATGGTGAAGGCCGGTATCTACCTCGTGGCACGGCTTGCCCCGGGGTTCGCCGAAACGGCGTTCTGGCTGCCGCTGGTGCTGGGCCTTGGCCTGGCCACCATGCTGGTCGGCGGGTACCGCGCGCTGCGCCAGACGGACATCAAGCTCATCCTCGCCTACGGCACCGTCAGCCAGCTCGGCTTCCTGACCATGGTGGTGGGGCTGGGCAAACCGGACGCAGCCCTCGCCGGCCTGGCGCTGCTGCTGGCGCACGGGCTCTTCAAGGCGACACTCTTCCTGGTGGTGGGCATCATCGACCACCAGGCCGGAACCCGCGATATCCGGAAGCTCTCCGGAGTCTTTGGGTCCGCCCGGGCGCTGGCCATCGTGGCCGCGATCGGCGCCGCGTCCATGGCGGGCATTCCGCCGCTCGCCGGGTTTGTGGCGAAGGAGTCCGTTTTCGAGGCGTTCGTCCACTACGGCACCGATCCCGCCACGGGGCCGTGGGGTCCGGCGCTCCTGGCGGGGCTCGTACTCGGCTCCATTCTGACGTTCGCCTACAGCGCCCGCTTTATGTGGGGAGCCTTCGCGGTGAAGCCCGGTGTCGAGGCCACCCCATTCAAACCGATCAAGCCGGCATTCCTCGCCGCCCCTGCCGTCCTGAGCCTGCTGACCATTGTTTACGGCTTATGGCCGGACCCCGTGGACGGCTGGATCCAGCCCTACGCCGCCCTCTTCGCCGACGGAACAGCGGCCGACGGCGGAGCCGCAGCGGCCGCCGCGGGCCATCTGGCACTGTGGCACGGCTTCACGCCGGCGCTCGGTCTGACCGCCGTCACCTTCCTCCTCGGCCTGGCCATGTTCTACGCCCGCAATGCAGTGGCCCGGCTTCAGAGCCTGGTCCCGGGCTGGATCGACGGGGACCGCAGCTACCAGCTGGTCATCGGGGCGCTCGACGACGCCGCCGTCTGGGTCACCGGCCGGACCCAGCGTGGATCCTTGTTCTTCTACCTCTCCGTCATCCTGACCGTGGCGTTCGTCCTCCCGCTCACGGCGCTGGTCGCGGCGCGGAAGCCCCTGCCGGAGGACCTGTACTTTCTTGATCCGAACTCCCCGCTGCAGCTGGTTGTCGGTGCCGGGACCGTGATCGGCGCATTCGCCGCGGTGCGCGCCAATAAGCGCTTCCTCGCCGTGCTGATGGTCTCCGTCACGGGCTACGGCATCGCCCTGATGTTCGCATTGCAGGGCGCGCCGGACCTGGCCCTGACCCAGATGCTGGTCGAAACCATCATCCTGGTGGCGTTTGTCCTGGCCATGCGGAGCCTGCCCGCCGAGCTGCGGGACCGGACCGGCGGCAAGTACCGCGTGGTCCGGGTCATCATCGGCGTCGCGTTCGGCATCACGATGGTTTACGCCGCGATCTACGCCCTGGGGGCCCGCGTGGCCAGCCCGGTCTCGCTCGAGTTCCCGAGACTGGCCTACGAAGGCGGCGGCGGGCTGAACATCGTCAACGTCACGCTGGTGGACATCCGCGCGTGGGACACCTTCGGGGAGATCTCCGTGCTCGCCCTGGCGGCCACCGGAGTTGCCAGCCTCATCTTCGTCCGCGGGCGCGGGGACGGCATCCGGGCGTCCTCCACTGTCGCCGAAGGAACCGTAGGCCGCCTCCGCGGGGCGCGCGGCAACACCCGGGACGACGCCGCCCTTGCCATGAGCCGCCGCTTTGCGGCCTCCAGCCGCGACGCCTGGCTCGTGGCGGGCCGGACCCTGGCGCCTGAGCGGCGCTCGATCATCTTCGAAGTGGTCACCCGGTTGGTCTTCCACACCATGATCGTGTTCTCGGTCTACCTGCTCCTGGCCGGCCACAACCTCCCCGGCGGAGGCTTCGCCGGCGGACTCACCGCCGGGCTGGCCCTCACCATGCGCTACCTCGCCGGCGGCCGCTTTGAGCTCCGCGAGGCCACGCCGGTCAGCGCCGGCGCCCTGCTCGGCATCGGCCTCGCCACGGCCGCTGCCTCCGGCGTCGCACCCCTGCTGCTCGGCGGACAGGTGTTCCAGAGCGCCATCATCGAACTCTGGCTGCCGGTCTTCGGCGACATCAAATTCGTCACCTCGACCCTCTTCGATATCGGCGTCTACATCGTCGTCGTCGGGCTGGTGCTGGACGTGCTGCGCAGCCTCGGCGCGGAAATCGACGAACACTTCGAAGAACATCCGGGAGCGCCGCCCGAAGACCAGGAGACGGGCCAGGTCCCCGCCGAAGACCAGGAGACCGACCAGGTCCCCGCCGAAGCCACCGGCTCCACCGCCAGGAGGCAGGCATGA
- a CDS encoding MFS transporter — protein MNSAAAPEAIQPASEVESGNGVSRGRVLAWAAWDWGSAAFNAVMTTFVFTVYLTSSAFGGEDHASAVLGGALAIAGAAIALLAPVTGQRSDAGGRRKLWLGVNTAAVALLTGLCFFVLPRPEFLLLGVTLIALGNVFFEFAGLNYNAMLAQISTPKNIGKVSGFGWGMGYLGGIVALLIVLQLFVQPSFEWFGASTEDGLNIRLVAVFSALWLAIFAIPVLFAVPELPSTKQGAGPGFLASYGLLVRRIKAIYRTSPHTIYFLLASAVFRDGLAAVFTFGGIIAAGTFGFELKEVIVFAIFGNVVAAAGAIIGGFLDDKVGPKAVIVGSLTGLLVAGSVILILGGGNHVFFGMDWAGTTTFWIFGLFLCLFVGPAQSASRAYLARLAPHGKSGELFGLYATTGRAVSFLAPALFTLCITVAAPLVAPGEAQRWGILGIILVLLAGLLVLLPVKAPGKAPGKSEIAVVPAA, from the coding sequence ATGAACTCCGCTGCTGCCCCCGAGGCCATTCAACCTGCCTCGGAAGTGGAGTCCGGAAACGGGGTTTCCAGGGGACGGGTCCTCGCCTGGGCGGCCTGGGACTGGGGATCGGCAGCCTTCAACGCCGTCATGACCACCTTCGTCTTCACCGTCTACTTAACCTCGAGCGCCTTCGGCGGGGAGGACCATGCGTCGGCCGTCCTCGGCGGCGCACTGGCCATCGCCGGTGCCGCCATCGCACTGCTGGCACCGGTCACCGGTCAGCGCTCGGACGCTGGCGGCCGGCGCAAGCTGTGGCTGGGGGTCAACACGGCCGCCGTCGCGCTCCTGACCGGACTGTGCTTCTTCGTTTTGCCGCGGCCGGAGTTCCTCCTGCTCGGCGTGACACTCATTGCGCTCGGGAACGTGTTCTTTGAGTTCGCCGGATTGAACTACAACGCCATGCTGGCCCAGATCTCCACCCCGAAGAATATTGGCAAGGTCAGCGGCTTCGGTTGGGGCATGGGGTACCTCGGCGGAATCGTGGCCCTGCTGATCGTGCTGCAGCTGTTCGTCCAGCCCAGCTTCGAATGGTTCGGGGCATCCACCGAGGACGGTTTGAACATCCGCCTCGTAGCAGTGTTCTCGGCCCTGTGGCTGGCGATCTTCGCGATCCCTGTGCTCTTCGCGGTGCCGGAGCTGCCCAGCACCAAGCAGGGCGCCGGCCCGGGCTTTCTGGCATCCTATGGCCTGCTGGTCCGGCGCATCAAAGCGATCTACAGAACCAGCCCGCACACCATCTACTTCCTGCTGGCGAGCGCGGTCTTCCGTGACGGGCTGGCTGCAGTTTTCACCTTTGGCGGGATCATTGCCGCCGGCACCTTCGGGTTCGAGCTGAAGGAGGTCATCGTCTTTGCGATCTTCGGCAACGTCGTAGCTGCCGCGGGCGCCATAATCGGTGGTTTCCTCGACGACAAGGTGGGCCCGAAGGCCGTCATCGTCGGGTCCCTGACCGGTCTCCTGGTCGCGGGTTCAGTGATCCTCATCCTCGGCGGCGGAAACCATGTCTTCTTCGGCATGGACTGGGCGGGCACAACCACCTTCTGGATATTCGGGCTGTTCCTGTGCCTGTTCGTGGGACCGGCTCAGTCCGCCTCCCGGGCCTACCTCGCGCGGCTCGCGCCGCACGGCAAGTCCGGGGAACTGTTCGGCCTCTACGCCACCACCGGCCGTGCCGTCAGCTTCCTCGCCCCCGCCCTGTTTACCCTGTGCATTACCGTCGCCGCCCCCCTCGTGGCACCCGGAGAAGCGCAGCGCTGGGGCATCCTCGGCATCATCTTGGTGCTGCTGGCTGGGCTGCTGGTGCTGCTGCCGGTCAAGGCGCCGGGCAAGGCGCCGGGCAAGTCAGAAATCGCCGTGGTCCCCGCCGCCTGA
- a CDS encoding cation:proton antiporter regulatory subunit — MNVDETDLPGLGRRKDFMTASGRRIGVVEYREGQTELIVSTWDDPDTCQASIPLTAEEAAALGNLLGGQRLAMQLFEEHREIPGIVTRQFSIAADSPFVNQPMGKACIRTRSGVSIVAIMREGEVVPSPGPDVVLHPGDLLVAVGTQEGLDTAASILRNG; from the coding sequence ATGAACGTGGATGAGACAGACCTCCCCGGCCTCGGCCGGCGCAAGGACTTCATGACCGCCTCGGGACGCCGCATCGGCGTCGTGGAGTACCGCGAGGGGCAGACAGAATTGATCGTCTCCACGTGGGACGACCCAGACACCTGCCAGGCGTCCATCCCGCTGACGGCCGAAGAAGCCGCTGCGTTGGGCAACCTCCTGGGCGGGCAGCGCCTTGCCATGCAGCTTTTCGAGGAGCACCGGGAGATCCCGGGAATCGTCACGCGTCAGTTCTCCATCGCCGCCGACTCACCGTTCGTCAACCAGCCGATGGGGAAGGCCTGTATCCGGACCCGCAGCGGCGTGTCGATCGTGGCCATCATGCGCGAAGGCGAGGTCGTCCCCTCCCCGGGGCCCGACGTCGTTCTCCATCCCGGTGATCTGCTCGTTGCGGTGGGAACGCAAGAAGGACTGGACACAGCGGCCAGCATCCTGCGCAACGGATAA